In one Lolium rigidum isolate FL_2022 chromosome 3, APGP_CSIRO_Lrig_0.1, whole genome shotgun sequence genomic region, the following are encoded:
- the LOC124695102 gene encoding uncharacterized protein LOC124695102 has protein sequence MVSRQEPPPPPPAEPAPTTLFALGEDLLLEILLLLPSLPSLVRAAFACRTFLHAVRSSAAFRRRFRALHPPPLLGLYFDPDGAGIPAFAPLRRHSDPDLRAAVRRADFFLTGLLDDDDHSPGWVIDDCHDGYLILDNCTTGQVVAYNPLTQALDLIPPPPVDFYDGFRGFYNFLDYHIISPQEDDGVFRVIYACYDESRVRAAAFSSDTRAWQVFPWFEAVTTPQPADQHWLTVGETVNGFVYWIYAEEAAMLVLNTTTLHFSKMDLPPYLEGQTHMFMVGKTKDGGLCIVVTLGFELHIWLRKTSDDDGIEKWVNTQVIGLQNIVEQTGGTLEEHARLKVVAVVDGFVYFSTFETFRDGMVPCWFFSLDLETSVFDILFQRRSDGHIHPYIMPWPSSLIRDKACLQVEGA, from the coding sequence ATGGTCTCCCGGcaagaaccgccgccgccgccgccggcggaacCCGCTCCTACGACCTTATTCGCTCTCGGCGAAGACCTCCTCCTCGagatactcctcctcctcccctccctgcCGAGCCTCGTCCGCGCCGCTTTCGCCTGCCGCACCTTCCTCCACGCCGTCCGCTCGTCCGCCGCCTTCCGCCGCCGCTTCCGCGCGCTCCACCCGCCCCCGCTCCTCGGCCTCTACTTCGACCCCGACGGCGCAGGCATCCCCGCCTtcgcgcccctccgccgccactccGACCCGGACCTGCgggccgccgtccgccgcgccgACTTCTTCCTCACGGGCCTCCTGGACGACGACGACCACAGCCCCGGCTGGGTCATAGACGACTGCCACGACGGCTACCTGATCCTCGACAACTGCACCACAGGGCAGGTCGTCGCTTACAACCCGCTCACGCAGGCCCTGGATCTCATACCCCCGCCGCCGGTCGACTTCTACGATGGCTTCCGCGGCTTCTACAACTTCCTTGATTACCACATCATCTCCCCTCAAGAGGACGACGGGGTGTTCCGCGTAATCTACGCCTGTTACGACGAGTCGCGGGTGCGCGCTGCGGCCTTCTCCTCGGACACCAGGGCCTGGCAGGTGTTCCCCTGGTTCGAAGCTGTGACCACGCCGCAGCCTGCCGACCAACACTGGCTTACCGTTGGTGAGACGGTGAATGGGTTCGTCTACTGGATATACGCGGAAGAAGCAGCCATGCTCGTGCTCAACACCACCACACTGCACTTCTCCAAGATGGATCTGCCGCCCTACTTGGAAGGACAAACTCACATGTTTATGGTTGGCAAGACCAAGGATGGGGGGCTCTGTATCGTTGTTACGCTTGGATTCGAACTCCACATTTGGCTCCGGAAAACTTCTGATGATGACGGAATCGAGAAATGGGTGAATACCCAGGTGATTGGGTTACAGAATATTGTTGAGCAGACCGGGGGTACACTGGAGGAACATGCTAGACTCAAGGTTGTGGCTGTTGTCGATGGATTTGTCTACTTCTCTACCTTTGAGACCTTTCGGGATGGTATGGTTCCTTGCTGGTTCTTTTCTTTAGACCTGGAGACATCGGTCTTTGACATACTCTTTCAGAGGAGATCTGATGGTCATATACATCCCTACATTATGCCCTGGCCTTCTTCTTTAATACGCGACAAGGCATGCCTTCAAGTTGAAGGTGCTTGA
- the LOC124695103 gene encoding transcription factor bHLH18-like, which yields MEQPNQWLTPTEQEELDYMYQQQEGGHVTGLEQQFAEPPLPDHQEQYYTPPMAAPSFHPSRSSNFPTFGGSSSLPNLPFGAATVKNEQGQPSPPPLSSNFLSFGAGQASTLNFSGGAWQPDGIELTMQVQEPERRSRAPGNAQEHVIAERKRREKLQQQFVSLATIVPGLKKTDKISLLGGTIEYVKQLEEKVKALEEQGARRSSESTVFESKCSISAANSDGAGPSGSGTGDGDGEYPSPAVEASIRGNTVLLKICCKERRGVLVMVLSELETQGLSIINTNVVPFTDSCLNITITAKARPLFSGFTFCKQGYKRINYVYNV from the exons ATGGAGCAACCAAACCAATGGCTAACACCGACG GAACAAGAGGAGCTTGATTACATGTACCAGCAGCAAGAAGGGGGGCACGTAACCGGCCTAGAGCAGCAGTTCGCAGAGCCACCGTTACCCGACCATCAAGAGCAGTactacacacctccaatggcagccCCGTCGTTTCATCCATCGCGCAGCTCCAATTTCCCGACCTTTGGGGGCTCGTCATCATTGCCCAACCTGCCGTTCGGAGCGGCGACGGTGAAGAACGAGCAGGGGCAGCCGTCCCCGCCGCCGCTGTCGTCGAACTTCCTCTCCTTCGGCGCCGGACAGGCTAGCACGCTGAACTTCTCCGGTGGTGCCTGGCAGCCGGACGGCATCGAATTGACGATGCAGGTGCAGGAGCCGGAGAGGCGTAGCAGGGCGCCGGGAAACGCGCAGGAGCACGTCATCGCTGAGCGCAAGCGGCGGGAGAAGCTGCAGCAGCAGTTCGTGTCCTTGGCCACCATCGTCCCTGGCCTCAAGAAG ACAGACAAGATCTCCCTGCTGGGGGGCACCATCGAGTACGTGAAGCAGCTGGAGGAGAAGGTGAAGGCCCTGGAGGAGCAGGGCGCGCGGAGGTCGTCAGAGTCCACCGTCTTCGAGAGCAAATGCTCCATATCCGCCGCCAACAGTGACGGGGCAGGCCCCAGCGGGAGTGGCACCGGTGACGGTGATGGCGAGTACCCGAGCCCGGCTGTTGAGGCCAGCATCCGGGGAAACACGGTGCTGCTGAAAATCTGCTGCAAAGAAAGGAGAGGTGTGCTGGTGATGGTCCTGTCCGAGCTCGAGACCCAGGGTCTCTCCATCATAAACACCAACGTCGTACCGTTCACCGACTCCTGCCTCAACATCACCATTACGGCGAAGGCAAGACCTCTCTTCTCTGGCTTTACATTCTGCAAGCAAGGTTACAAACGGATAAACTACGTCTATAATGTATGA